From Maylandia zebra isolate NMK-2024a linkage group LG11, Mzebra_GT3a, whole genome shotgun sequence, one genomic window encodes:
- the LOC101475399 gene encoding potassium channel subfamily K member 5, producing MADKGPLLTSCIIFYLSIGGAIFQIFEEGNWKSARDLYVKEKEDILKKFNLTKENLTEILKVVSEAAGQGVAISGDKDRSPWDWGSSAIFAASIVTTIGYGNIAPRTKGGRIFCILYGLCGIPLCLVWISELGSFFGDRAKRLSGVMIDKGISVKKVQYTCIALFLLWGLLVHLVIPPFVFMSMEQWTYLEGFYFSFITLTTVGFGDYVAGVNPDINYPRLYIVGKELWICMGLAWLSLFFSWNVHMVVDASKVLKKKWQKRRHRNFYHEELVSLEDKPHGNVKPNVVDIFGFLSEKEEDYNTVIKEIGMRRHKPAPADKMNRSKSCSDLHGTSIHNLEHSPRRRRMISISEVFLNAKAEGDNDTKDEMLPLLQESMGDPEVRVETDEEQKDSCAADSEDCDIALSGPAKIEEETVEHPDGGETRFRISKVAEEELLLENDEKG from the exons ATGGCTGATAAAGGTCCGCTTTTAACTTCGTGTATAATTTTTTATCTGTCGATTGGAGGCGCGATATTCCAAATTTTTGAAGAAGGAAACTGGAAATCAGCCAGAGACCTCTATGttaaagaaaaggaagacaTTCTGAAGAAATTTAACTTGACTAAAGAGAATCTGACTGAGATACTGAAG GTAGTATCAGAGGCTGCCGGGCAAGGCGTGGCGATCTCCGGGGACAAGGATCGCAGTCCGTGGGACTGGGGGAGTTCTGCCATCTTCGCTGCCTCCATTGTCACCACTATAG GTTATGGTAATATTGCCCCCAGGACAAAAGGTGGACGTATTTTCTGCATCCTTTATGGTCTGTGTGGGATCCCTCTGTGTCTGGTATGGATAAGTGAGCTGGGTTCATTCTTTGGAGACCGGGCCAAGCGTCTGTCTGGGGTGATGATAGACAAAGGCATATCAGTG AAAAAAGTCCAGTATACCTGTATAGCCTTGTTCCTTCTATGGGGGCTGTTGGTGCATCTGGTGATTCCGCCGTTTGTTTTCATGTCCATGGAACAATGGACCTACTTAGAAGGTTTCTACTTCTCTTTCATCACACTCACAACAGTTGGCTTTGGAGATTATGTGGCAG GCGTAAATCCAGACATAAACTACCCCCGCCTCTACATAGTAGGtaaagaattatggatttgcATGGGCCTAGCTTGGCTGTCCCTGTTCTTCAGCTGGAATGTCCACATGGTAGTTGACGCTTCCAAAGTACTAaagaaaaaatggcaaaaacgcAGGCACAGAAACTTCTATCATGAGGAGCTAGTGTCTTTAGAGGACAAGCCACATGGAAATGTAAAGCCCAACGTTGTTGACATCTTTGGCTTCTTATCTGAAAAGGAGGAAGACTACAATACTGTCATAAAAGAGATTGGAATGAGAAGACACAAACCAGCGCCAGCAGACAAAATGAATCGCTCAAAGAGCTGCAGTGACCTCCACGGCACCTCTATCCACAACTTGGAGCACTCTCCAAGGCGCAGACGTATGATCAGTATCAGCGAAGTATTCCTCAATGCAAAGGCCGAGGGGGACAATGACACAAAAGACGAGATGCTCCCGTTATTGCAAGAAAGCATGGGGGACCCTGAAGTGCGTGTGGAAACTGACGAGGAACAAAAGGACAGCTGTGCTGCTGATTCAGAAGATTGTGATATTGCCCTCAGTGGACCTGCCAAAATAGAAGAGGAAACTGTAGAGCATCCTGATGGGGGGGAGACTAGGTTTAGGATTTCCAAGGTGGCTGAAGAAGAATTGCTGTTGGAAAACGATGAGAAAGGGTAA